One window from the genome of Salvia miltiorrhiza cultivar Shanhuang (shh) chromosome 7, IMPLAD_Smil_shh, whole genome shotgun sequence encodes:
- the LOC130992819 gene encoding uncharacterized protein LOC130992819, producing MAALVRVRDGTKTVRLLRTTLLPQACGGAPIGHRCASTKSGKPPPRLVEVQRLLYQAEERYKPSGGVEPIPRIMLDHVNISYTNSGGSGGFNKAVNTKVDMRFNVKNALWLDEKVRERIMQMEKNRINKDGEIVISSKKSKAQRSNAEDAIAKLQVFGYQRKKLQAIIDAASYAPAPPSEETVKKIAELTTLAEQNRQKKKKGQCEMQMPCRTTLAEQKRQKKKKGQCEMQIIVKKFG from the exons ATGGCAGCATTGGTTAGGGTGAGAGATGGTACGAAAACCGTTCGTCTCCTTCGCACGACGTTGCTGCCACAGGCTTGCGGTGGCGCGCCCATCGGGCATCGTTGCGCCTCCACCAAATCTGGCAAGCCTCCGCCTCGCCTCGTGGAGGTTCAGCGGCTCTTGTATCAGGCAGAGGAGCGCTACAAGCCCTCTGGAGGCGTCGAGCCTATCCCCAGAATAATGCTGG ACCATGTTAATATAAGCTATACAAACAGTGGTGGGTCTGGAGGGTTCAACAAAG CTGTAAACACGAAGGTGGACATGCGGTTCAATGTGAAAAATGCACTATGGTTGGATGAAAAAGTGAGAGAAAGGATCATGCAAATG GAGAAGAACCGGATCAACAAAGATGGAGAGATTGTAATTTCTTCGAAGAAGAGTAAAGCTCAAAG gAGTAATGCTGAAGATGCTATTGCAAAACTACAGGTATTCGGTTACCAAAGGAAGAAATTACAG GCAATCATTGATGCTGCTTCATATGCCCCAGCACCTCCTTCAGAAGAGACAGTAAAAAAGATTGCTGAGTT GACCACTCTTGCAGAGCAAAATcgacaaaagaagaagaaaggccAATGCGAAATGCAAATGCCTTGTAGGACCACTCTTGCAGAGCAAAAAcgacaaaagaagaagaaaggccAATGCGAAATGCAAATTATTGTGAAGAAGTTTGGGTGA
- the LOC130994302 gene encoding uncharacterized protein LOC130994302: MRLDDALWAYMTAYKTLFGMSPDSPYRMLFGKMCHRPVKLEHKALWAVNKINFYWDKVGQARKLEIQEFEKNRREAYDNVVFYKEKMKKAQDAITQKEQFDYGQQVLYQTHFKFFKGKLGT, translated from the coding sequence ATGCGTCTTGATGATGCATTATGGGCATATATGACAGCCTACAAAACACTATTTGGGATGTCACCTGACTCACCTTATCGGATGCTTTTTGGCAAAATGTGTCATCGGCCTGTAAAGCTTGAGCACAAGGCTTTATGGGCAGTTAACAAGATAAATTTCTATTGGGATAAAGTTGGGCAAGCAAGGAAGCTAGAGATCCaagaatttgagaaaaatagGCGAGAGGCCTATGACAATGTTGTTTTCTACAAAGAGAAGATGAAGAAAGCCCAAGATGCTATTACACAGAAAGAGCAGTTTGATTATGGGCAACAAGTGTTGTACCAGACACACTTCAAATTTTTCAAAGGGAAGCTGGGGACCTAA